One part of the Acidobacteriota bacterium genome encodes these proteins:
- a CDS encoding amidase: MIESSPAGMARALDRREFLAASTLAAAYALSRPAFAQATDPTTLSIAEAQRLIRSGALSPLELVEAYVERIGRFDDRLNAFVTVTEERAVERARALEAELAGGRWRGPLHGIPIALKDNIDTAGVLTTAGSAVYANRVPDEDAEVVTRLEEAGAIVVGKLNMHEFAYGATSAFTHTGPVRNPWDVDRIPGGSSGGSGAAVAARLCAGALGTDTGGSVRIPAAHCGIAGLKATYGLASIRGIIPLSVSLDHVGPMCRTAADTALMLQALAGYDPRGIASIRADVPDYAGALQRRTSSLRLGVPRSPYYDDLDPQIAEAVDRALGVLSDLAASTREVELPALPEERPIGVEAYAYHADLLAENRELYEASVLARLDPGAEVPAAEYAESLYQLKLARKAIAGVFDDVDLLVTPTLPVLPIGIEAAQETPLEATRILIRNTAPFNIYGSPAISVPCGFSREGLPIGLQICGPALGEVDVLALAHAYEQATDWHERTPSL, translated from the coding sequence ATGATCGAATCCTCTCCAGCAGGAATGGCCAGAGCCCTCGATCGGCGTGAGTTCCTGGCGGCGAGCACGCTAGCCGCCGCGTACGCGTTGAGCCGTCCCGCGTTCGCGCAGGCCACGGATCCGACGACGCTGAGCATCGCCGAGGCGCAACGGCTGATTCGGTCGGGCGCGCTCTCGCCGCTCGAGTTGGTGGAGGCCTATGTCGAGCGCATCGGGCGCTTCGACGATCGCCTCAACGCCTTCGTCACCGTGACCGAGGAACGGGCGGTGGAGCGGGCGAGGGCCCTCGAAGCAGAGCTCGCGGGCGGGCGGTGGCGCGGCCCGCTGCACGGTATTCCGATCGCGCTCAAGGACAACATCGACACGGCGGGCGTGCTGACCACCGCCGGGAGCGCCGTGTACGCGAACCGCGTCCCGGACGAGGATGCCGAGGTGGTGACCCGGCTCGAGGAGGCCGGCGCCATCGTCGTGGGCAAGCTCAACATGCACGAGTTCGCCTACGGCGCGACGTCGGCGTTCACGCATACCGGCCCGGTGCGCAATCCGTGGGACGTGGACCGCATTCCGGGCGGGTCGTCCGGCGGGTCCGGTGCCGCGGTCGCGGCGCGGCTGTGCGCGGGCGCGCTTGGGACGGATACCGGGGGCTCGGTGCGCATTCCGGCCGCCCACTGCGGCATCGCTGGCCTGAAAGCGACCTACGGGCTGGCGAGCATTCGCGGCATCATCCCGCTGAGCGTGTCGCTCGATCACGTGGGCCCGATGTGCCGGACGGCGGCCGACACGGCGCTCATGCTGCAGGCGCTGGCCGGATACGACCCGCGGGGCATCGCGAGCATTCGCGCGGACGTGCCCGACTATGCGGGTGCGTTGCAGCGCCGCACGTCGTCGCTGCGGCTCGGCGTGCCACGCTCGCCGTACTACGACGATCTGGACCCGCAGATCGCGGAGGCGGTTGACCGCGCACTCGGCGTGTTGAGCGACCTGGCGGCGAGCACGCGGGAGGTGGAGCTACCGGCATTACCGGAGGAGCGCCCCATCGGGGTCGAGGCCTACGCGTATCACGCCGATCTCCTCGCCGAGAACCGGGAACTGTACGAGGCGAGCGTATTGGCGCGCCTCGACCCCGGCGCCGAGGTGCCCGCGGCGGAGTATGCCGAATCGCTGTACCAATTGAAGCTGGCGAGAAAGGCGATCGCGGGGGTTTTCGACGACGTGGATCTACTGGTCACGCCGACTCTGCCGGTGCTGCCAATCGGGATCGAAGCGGCCCAGGAGACGCCGCTGGAGGCGACCCGGATCCTGATTCGCAATACGGCGCCCTTCAACATCTACGGGAGCCCGGCGATCTCCGTCCCGTGCGGATTCAGCCGGGAGGGTCTGCCCATCGGGTTGCAGATCTGCGGCCCCGCCCTCGGCGAAGTCGACGTGCTGGCTCTCGCGCACGCCTACGAACAAGCGACGGACTGGCACGAACGCACGCCGTCGTTGTGA
- a CDS encoding amidase, with protein MSASRTARRRAGGASGGTLGAAVLVLLLPGSGLAQSAAGQPDGFRLEESTIESIHTAIREGQISCQGLVQAYIDRARAYNGACTRLVTLDGGPIEPASGPVRAGAPVSFPTSTVPVSSVLPDFDRYSGLPLDLGRMEPTISDPAVQAQYGMVAGVRNAGQVNALSTLNLRGERSVTCKAGCDAHPSTGAMPANCPAACERFRQQPDALERAAELDAQYGDDPDLAELPMYCVPFAFKDVYDTRDMRTTTGADINFAMDAPPADSTIVERLREKGAIIYAKANATEFNGGIGNPGGAATPAARYLGYDERSTWGGQACNPYDTERSPRGSSSGSGVAVSANLATCAFCEQTGGSCKGPASRNAVVSLLTTKGLIPYGGAVGSNPLVDRAGINCRTVKDAALVLDALADPELGYFDPRDIYTALPEALTSGEPYARHVVEEAPRDGEEPPLAGMRIGIVREYMVKHTQNDAAISDQIDGEIKAVLRDRLGASLVESVDPLYPDDPGVPNMAYAFQDALAEILPIHMPEYFFTATGDGELEFAVPGHDVTSPRYLVDLAEGNAPLAPNLNLRRVTLSPATRAFAFHIDQYLARRGDARVTDRASLDANTKYFAAADEAGSANWAALDDVRSDGNTERMKMRAVMQLVLAKVMRENRLDVLVNPENTLPHQKVGGPSEPTVNGRGPSGATQTITALIGAPEIAVPAGFNEVVYEPRFVLNEAGDRYREAIGDVPSRLETPLPISMMFWAGPGAEAAVLKAASAYEAATRHRMPPPDFGPLRDEP; from the coding sequence ATGAGTGCATCGAGAACAGCTCGCCGCCGGGCCGGCGGGGCGTCGGGCGGAACGCTGGGAGCCGCAGTCCTGGTGTTGCTGTTACCGGGAAGCGGGCTCGCGCAGTCCGCGGCGGGCCAGCCGGACGGGTTCCGCCTCGAGGAATCGACCATCGAGAGCATTCACACGGCCATCCGGGAGGGCCAGATCAGTTGTCAGGGGCTGGTGCAGGCGTACATCGACCGCGCCCGGGCCTACAACGGCGCATGCACGCGACTGGTCACGCTCGACGGCGGGCCGATCGAGCCGGCCAGCGGCCCCGTACGAGCCGGTGCGCCGGTCAGTTTTCCCACGTCGACGGTTCCGGTTTCGAGCGTCCTTCCCGATTTCGACCGGTATTCCGGCCTTCCGTTGGATCTGGGCCGAATGGAGCCGACGATCTCCGATCCGGCGGTGCAGGCGCAGTACGGGATGGTGGCTGGCGTCCGGAATGCGGGCCAGGTGAACGCGCTCAGCACGCTCAACCTGCGCGGCGAGCGCTCCGTGACCTGCAAGGCGGGCTGTGACGCGCATCCGTCGACGGGGGCGATGCCGGCCAACTGCCCCGCCGCGTGCGAGCGGTTCCGACAGCAGCCCGACGCCCTGGAGCGGGCGGCGGAGCTCGACGCGCAATACGGCGACGACCCCGATCTGGCCGAGCTGCCCATGTACTGCGTGCCGTTCGCCTTCAAGGACGTCTACGACACCCGGGACATGCGGACGACGACGGGGGCGGACATCAACTTCGCCATGGACGCGCCTCCCGCCGATTCCACCATCGTCGAGCGGCTGCGGGAGAAGGGCGCCATCATCTACGCCAAGGCCAACGCCACCGAGTTCAACGGCGGCATCGGGAATCCCGGCGGGGCGGCTACGCCGGCGGCCCGGTACCTGGGATACGACGAACGGAGCACGTGGGGCGGTCAGGCCTGCAATCCCTATGACACCGAGCGCTCGCCACGGGGTTCGAGCTCCGGGTCCGGCGTAGCGGTGTCGGCCAACCTCGCCACCTGCGCCTTCTGCGAGCAGACGGGGGGATCCTGCAAGGGGCCGGCGTCCCGCAATGCCGTCGTCAGCCTGCTGACGACGAAGGGGCTGATTCCCTATGGCGGCGCCGTCGGGTCGAATCCGCTGGTCGACCGGGCCGGCATCAACTGCCGTACCGTCAAGGACGCGGCGCTGGTTCTGGACGCGCTTGCGGATCCGGAGCTCGGCTACTTCGATCCCCGGGACATCTACACCGCGTTGCCGGAAGCCCTGACGTCCGGGGAACCCTATGCCCGCCATGTCGTCGAGGAGGCTCCCCGCGACGGGGAAGAGCCGCCGCTGGCCGGCATGCGCATCGGCATCGTCCGCGAGTACATGGTCAAGCACACGCAGAACGACGCGGCGATCAGCGATCAGATCGACGGCGAGATCAAGGCGGTCCTGCGCGATCGGCTGGGAGCCAGCCTTGTCGAGTCCGTCGATCCGCTCTATCCCGACGACCCGGGCGTCCCCAACATGGCCTACGCGTTCCAGGACGCGCTCGCCGAGATCTTGCCCATCCACATGCCGGAGTACTTCTTCACGGCCACCGGCGACGGCGAGCTGGAGTTCGCGGTGCCGGGGCATGACGTGACGTCCCCGCGGTATCTCGTCGATCTGGCGGAAGGGAACGCGCCGCTCGCACCCAACCTGAACCTGCGGCGCGTGACGCTGTCGCCGGCGACGCGGGCCTTCGCCTTCCACATCGATCAGTACCTGGCCCGGCGAGGCGACGCGCGCGTCACCGACAGGGCGAGCCTGGACGCCAACACCAAGTACTTCGCCGCCGCGGACGAGGCGGGATCCGCGAACTGGGCCGCGCTCGACGACGTCCGGTCGGACGGCAATACCGAGCGGATGAAGATGCGCGCGGTGATGCAGCTCGTGCTGGCCAAGGTGATGCGGGAGAACCGGCTGGACGTGCTGGTAAACCCGGAGAACACGCTGCCGCACCAGAAGGTGGGCGGACCGAGCGAGCCGACCGTCAACGGCCGGGGCCCGTCGGGTGCGACGCAGACCATCACCGCACTCATCGGAGCGCCCGAGATCGCCGTGCCGGCCGGGTTCAACGAGGTCGTCTACGAGCCCCGGTTCGTCTTGAACGAGGCGGGCGATCGTTACCGCGAGGCCATCGGCGACGTGCCGTCGCGGCTCGAGACGCCGCTGCCGATCAGCATGATGTTCTGGGCCGGCCCGGGCGCGGAAGCGGCGGTGCTGAAGGCGGCTTCCGCCTACGAAGCGGCGACGCGCCACCGGATGCCGCCGCCCGACTTCGGCCCGCTGCGCGACGAGCCGTAG
- a CDS encoding response regulator transcription factor yields the protein MIRVLVAEDQAMVLGALTALLDLEHDIEVVGRARDGAEAQTLAERLEPDVVLTDIEMPRVTGLELAARLVERGMRVIILTTFARPGYLRRALDAGVRGYLLKDAPAEDLARAVRDVHAGGRAISPELAAEAWSEADPLTDREREVLRLAGEGMSGAGIAAELHLSEGTVRNYLSEAISKLDAANRVEAARIARHKGWL from the coding sequence GTGATACGCGTTCTGGTGGCCGAGGATCAGGCGATGGTGCTGGGCGCCCTGACCGCCCTGCTCGACCTCGAGCACGACATCGAAGTGGTCGGCCGGGCGCGGGACGGCGCCGAAGCGCAGACGCTCGCGGAGCGCCTGGAACCGGATGTCGTCCTCACCGACATCGAGATGCCGCGGGTGACCGGACTGGAGCTCGCGGCAAGACTGGTGGAGCGTGGTATGCGGGTGATCATCCTCACCACCTTCGCGCGTCCCGGCTATCTGCGACGCGCGCTGGACGCGGGCGTCCGGGGCTACCTGCTGAAGGATGCGCCGGCCGAAGACCTCGCCCGAGCCGTGCGCGACGTCCATGCCGGGGGACGGGCGATCTCCCCGGAGCTGGCCGCCGAAGCGTGGTCGGAGGCGGACCCGCTAACCGACCGCGAGCGTGAGGTGCTGCGGCTGGCCGGTGAGGGGATGTCAGGCGCCGGCATCGCGGCCGAACTGCACCTGTCGGAAGGCACTGTGCGCAACTACCTGTCCGAGGCGATCAGCAAGCTCGACGCGGCCAACCGGGTGGAAGCGGCGCGAATCGCGCGGCACAAAGGCTGGCTCTAG
- a CDS encoding sensor histidine kinase, translating to MSGSLAQALRGAILVARAGTLAVHRRLLPDSPRIGWTPYLWLFWLISFALKWFFVPLEPVEFSLALLTLPPFLWLYFDAHWHSGRRVFLNIAGILLIALLWTPFNGGAITFFVYAAAFIGRASRPPSAFAWLAGIVLLVAGEWLVLDLSNFVLLFGCAVTTVIGAAIIHFEELDRQDAALKLSQAEVRRLAAVAERERIGRDLHDLLGHTLSLITIKAELAAKLAGRRDSRAEQEIREVERISRGALKEIREAVTGFRRADLDAELASARLACHAADIQLTVERPPLDMPPEQEAVLAMCLREAITNVVRHAGASRCQASLVRDAGWACLTVQDDGRGGAIREGAGLAGMRERVRQAGGEMTIETAHGVTLTVRLPAGPERPTSRVPASGEAAA from the coding sequence ATGTCGGGAAGTCTGGCCCAGGCCCTGCGCGGCGCGATCCTCGTCGCCCGCGCGGGCACCCTCGCCGTGCACCGGCGCCTGCTGCCGGATTCGCCGCGCATCGGCTGGACACCTTACCTCTGGCTCTTCTGGCTGATCAGCTTCGCCCTCAAGTGGTTCTTCGTACCGCTAGAGCCGGTGGAGTTCTCCCTCGCCCTGCTCACCCTGCCGCCGTTCCTGTGGCTGTACTTCGACGCCCACTGGCATTCCGGCCGCCGCGTGTTCCTCAACATCGCCGGCATCCTCCTCATCGCCCTCCTGTGGACTCCATTCAACGGAGGCGCCATCACCTTCTTCGTCTACGCGGCCGCGTTCATCGGCAGGGCGAGCCGACCGCCCAGCGCCTTTGCCTGGCTCGCCGGCATCGTGCTGCTGGTCGCCGGCGAATGGCTGGTGCTGGACCTCTCCAACTTCGTCCTGCTGTTCGGCTGTGCGGTCACGACGGTAATCGGCGCCGCGATCATCCACTTCGAGGAGCTCGACCGTCAGGACGCGGCACTCAAGCTCTCGCAGGCCGAGGTGCGACGCCTCGCCGCCGTCGCGGAACGCGAGCGGATAGGCCGCGACCTGCACGATCTGCTCGGGCATACGCTCTCGCTCATCACCATCAAGGCGGAACTCGCGGCGAAGCTCGCGGGCCGGCGCGACAGCCGCGCCGAGCAGGAGATCCGCGAAGTGGAGCGCATCTCGCGCGGCGCGCTGAAGGAGATCCGAGAAGCGGTGACCGGGTTCCGGCGGGCGGACCTGGACGCCGAACTGGCCAGCGCCCGGCTCGCCTGCCACGCGGCCGACATTCAGTTGACGGTCGAACGACCGCCGCTCGACATGCCTCCGGAGCAGGAAGCGGTGCTGGCGATGTGCCTGCGCGAGGCGATAACCAACGTCGTCCGCCATGCCGGCGCCAGCCGGTGCCAGGCGAGTCTGGTCCGCGATGCGGGGTGGGCGTGCCTGACGGTGCAGGACGACGGACGCGGCGGCGCTATCCGAGAGGGCGCGGGTCTGGCCGGCATGCGCGAGCGGGTCAGGCAGGCCGGCGGGGAGATGACGATTGAGACGGCGCATGGCGTCACCCTGACGGTTCGCCTGCCGGCCGGCCCCGAGCGTCCGACCTCGCGCGTGCCCGCCTCCGGGGAGGCTGCCGCGTGA
- a CDS encoding amidohydrolase family protein — translation MPATGSTVTRTLTYLAAVLAVFVGVLMALPEPTPPPPADAATEAPPEGSFAIVGAKVFDGEAFQPETDVWVEDGRIHRMGRGLDLPGDLARVDGRGRTLAPGLIDGHVHTFGGTLNDAVRFGVTTVLDQFTDPQLAASKRPARETLDRGNEADLFSAGMLATAAGGHGTQYGVPVETVSGPDEAPAWVRARKAEGSDWIKIIWEDGSAYGQGIATLDRDTIAALIAAAHGEGLRAVVHVSALEHALDAVALGADGLVHVWGDTVIDDVQAARIADAGVFVVPTLSVMATVGGESMAPALLEAAGDTPLSYMQRSTLAARFSGTETETTSGVDDVALENVRRLYAAGVKLIAGTDAPNPGTASGLSMHGELRLLARAGLTAAEALIAATVAGAEAFGIDDRGRIAAGRLADLVLVDGDLESDLSLSMRIVTVWKDGYPVDRDHLDQDWQQTTAAPTTAPATTLIADFEDGLRASFGFGWQITTDGMQGGSSTARVAAENGALRVEGEVATGSPFPWAGVTYFPGAQPMQPVDFSDRETLRFRARGDGRTYIVMLFIGDTSTTVPAMAPFTATAEWSQVEIPLGQFPSASPGIIGGLAFVAQAPPLGAFGFEIDDVEIR, via the coding sequence ATGCCTGCAACAGGAAGCACCGTCACGCGCACGCTGACCTACCTGGCCGCGGTGCTCGCCGTATTCGTCGGCGTCCTCATGGCGCTGCCCGAGCCGACGCCACCGCCGCCCGCCGACGCCGCCACCGAGGCGCCGCCGGAGGGCAGCTTCGCCATCGTCGGCGCGAAAGTCTTCGACGGCGAGGCCTTCCAGCCGGAGACCGACGTCTGGGTGGAAGACGGCCGCATCCACCGCATGGGACGCGGACTGGACCTGCCGGGGGATCTCGCTCGCGTCGACGGCCGCGGGCGAACGCTCGCGCCGGGCCTCATCGACGGCCACGTCCACACGTTCGGCGGCACGCTGAACGACGCCGTGCGCTTCGGGGTGACCACCGTCCTCGATCAGTTCACCGATCCGCAGCTCGCGGCCTCGAAGCGGCCGGCCCGGGAGACCCTGGACCGAGGAAACGAGGCCGACCTCTTCTCCGCCGGCATGCTGGCGACCGCGGCCGGCGGGCACGGCACGCAGTACGGGGTTCCGGTGGAAACCGTGAGCGGCCCGGACGAGGCGCCGGCCTGGGTGCGAGCCCGCAAGGCGGAAGGCTCGGACTGGATCAAGATCATCTGGGAGGACGGCAGCGCCTACGGCCAGGGAATCGCCACCCTCGACCGCGACACGATCGCCGCGCTCATCGCGGCGGCCCACGGCGAAGGCCTGCGCGCCGTCGTACATGTGAGCGCGCTGGAGCATGCCCTGGATGCGGTCGCACTCGGCGCGGACGGGCTCGTGCACGTCTGGGGCGACACCGTCATCGACGACGTTCAGGCGGCGCGCATCGCCGATGCGGGCGTCTTCGTCGTTCCGACCCTGTCGGTGATGGCCACCGTCGGCGGCGAGTCGATGGCGCCGGCACTGCTGGAGGCCGCAGGCGACACACCACTCTCGTATATGCAACGCTCCACCCTGGCCGCCCGTTTCTCGGGGACCGAGACCGAGACGACGTCGGGAGTGGATGACGTCGCGCTCGAGAACGTGCGGCGCCTGTACGCGGCCGGCGTGAAGCTGATTGCCGGCACGGACGCTCCCAACCCGGGCACTGCGTCCGGCCTCTCCATGCACGGCGAGCTGCGGCTCCTGGCGCGCGCCGGCCTGACCGCCGCCGAGGCGCTGATCGCGGCGACCGTGGCCGGAGCCGAAGCGTTCGGGATTGACGACCGCGGAAGGATAGCCGCGGGCCGGCTCGCCGACCTCGTGCTGGTGGACGGCGATCTCGAGAGCGACCTGTCGCTCAGCATGCGCATCGTCACCGTCTGGAAGGACGGCTACCCGGTAGACCGCGACCACCTGGATCAGGACTGGCAGCAGACCACGGCCGCGCCGACGACGGCGCCCGCGACGACGCTGATCGCCGACTTCGAGGATGGCCTCCGCGCCAGTTTCGGCTTCGGCTGGCAGATCACGACCGACGGGATGCAGGGCGGCTCGTCCACCGCCCGCGTGGCCGCGGAGAACGGAGCGCTGCGCGTCGAGGGCGAAGTGGCCACGGGGTCGCCGTTCCCATGGGCCGGCGTCACCTACTTCCCCGGCGCGCAGCCGATGCAGCCGGTGGACTTCTCGGACCGCGAGACGCTGCGTTTCCGCGCGCGCGGGGACGGCCGAACCTATATCGTCATGCTGTTCATTGGCGACACGAGCACAACCGTGCCAGCGATGGCGCCGTTCACCGCAACCGCCGAATGGAGCCAGGTGGAGATTCCGCTGGGGCAGTTCCCATCGGCGTCGCCCGGCATCATCGGTGGGCTGGCCTTCGTGGCGCAGGCCCCTCCGCTTGGCGCGTTCGGTTTCGAGATAGACGACGTGGAGATCCGGTAG
- a CDS encoding ABC transporter permease yields MNTMEAASDRVPHLRPARRAPIYVLEARAQFLTMLRTPAFTIPTLVFPLMFYVFFGVVMSFSPTAPTYLLATYGVFGLIGPALFGFGVGFATERDSGALLLKQTTPMPAAAYLLARVATALVFGIAIVTGLFLLGAYAANVTLYRWQWFSLAGIVLSSVIPFCALGLAIGAWVKAQAAVAIVNLVYLPMAFLSGLWMPIAVLPGFLQDMAIVFPAYHQAQLALKVINMDEGGAAGMHIFVIGVFTAVFLVIAAVGFRRVSQR; encoded by the coding sequence ATGAACACGATGGAAGCAGCAAGTGATCGTGTCCCGCATCTCCGACCGGCTCGCCGCGCGCCCATCTATGTGCTGGAAGCCCGGGCGCAGTTCCTGACCATGCTGCGCACCCCGGCGTTCACCATCCCGACGCTGGTGTTTCCACTCATGTTCTACGTCTTCTTCGGCGTGGTGATGAGCTTCTCGCCGACCGCGCCGACCTACCTGCTGGCCACCTATGGCGTGTTCGGGCTCATCGGACCGGCCCTGTTCGGGTTCGGGGTCGGATTCGCCACAGAACGGGACAGCGGCGCACTCCTGTTGAAACAGACGACTCCGATGCCCGCCGCGGCCTACCTGCTGGCGCGCGTGGCGACCGCGCTCGTCTTCGGCATCGCCATCGTGACCGGTCTGTTCCTGCTTGGCGCGTACGCCGCGAACGTGACCCTGTACCGCTGGCAATGGTTCTCGCTGGCCGGCATCGTGCTATCGAGCGTGATCCCGTTCTGCGCCCTCGGCCTCGCGATCGGCGCCTGGGTAAAGGCACAGGCCGCCGTCGCCATCGTCAACCTCGTCTATTTGCCGATGGCGTTCCTGTCCGGCCTCTGGATGCCCATTGCCGTGTTGCCGGGGTTCCTGCAGGACATGGCCATCGTCTTCCCCGCCTATCACCAGGCGCAACTCGCGCTGAAGGTGATCAACATGGACGAGGGCGGGGCCGCCGGCATGCACATCTTTGTAATCGGCGTCTTCACGGCGGTCTTTCTCGTCATCGCGGCCGTCGGGTTCCGCCGCGTCAGCCAGCGCTAG
- a CDS encoding ABC transporter ATP-binding protein: MTNGHLATMSAVTHRYGEVVALDALDLEIRAGEVLAVLGPNGAGKTTAISLLLGTLQTQEGTVRVFGDQPGAGSVRMRRGAMLQVSGVPATLTIAEHLELFSSYYPAPLPISRLLAMAGLEDLADRRYGRLSGGQKQRVMFALALAGDPELVFLDEPTTGLDVEARRSLWNEIRDLKAAGRTAVLTTHYLEEADALADRIVVIHQGRVVAQGTPAQIKSRAADRRVRCITSVNREEVAALPGVARVEASGQHLEILTARPEELLRTLLALDPDLHDLHVTGAGLEDAFLTLVRNKEEREVA; encoded by the coding sequence ATGACGAACGGACACCTCGCAACGATGTCGGCGGTTACGCATCGCTACGGTGAGGTTGTCGCCCTCGACGCCCTGGATCTGGAGATTCGTGCCGGCGAAGTGCTTGCCGTCCTCGGTCCGAACGGTGCGGGGAAGACCACGGCCATCAGTCTGCTCCTGGGAACGCTGCAGACACAGGAGGGCACGGTGCGCGTGTTCGGCGACCAACCGGGCGCCGGCTCGGTCCGGATGCGCCGGGGCGCGATGCTGCAGGTCTCGGGGGTTCCCGCCACGCTGACCATCGCCGAACACCTCGAGCTCTTCTCCAGCTACTACCCGGCTCCGCTGCCCATCTCCCGATTGCTGGCGATGGCCGGGCTCGAGGACCTGGCCGATCGGCGGTACGGCCGCCTGTCCGGCGGCCAGAAGCAGCGGGTGATGTTCGCGTTGGCTCTCGCTGGCGACCCGGAGCTGGTCTTCCTCGACGAGCCCACCACTGGGCTCGACGTCGAGGCGCGCCGCAGCCTGTGGAACGAGATCCGCGACCTGAAGGCGGCCGGCCGGACCGCGGTGCTCACCACGCACTATCTGGAGGAGGCGGATGCGCTTGCGGACCGGATCGTGGTCATCCACCAGGGCCGGGTCGTCGCGCAGGGCACGCCGGCGCAGATCAAGTCACGCGCCGCAGATCGCCGCGTCCGCTGCATCACCTCCGTCAACCGCGAGGAAGTGGCAGCCCTGCCGGGCGTCGCCCGGGTCGAGGCCAGCGGCCAGCACCTCGAGATTCTGACCGCGCGGCCCGAAGAACTGCTGCGGACCCTGCTTGCGCTGGATCCCGACCTGCACGACCTGCACGTCACGGGAGCCGGGCTGGAGGACGCGTTCCTCACCCTGGTCCGCAACAAAGAAGAACGGGAGGTGGCGTGA
- a CDS encoding helix-turn-helix transcriptional regulator, with translation MELVRTVRDRRGLSQRALAHRAGLSFRGVQLIESPDHDARLSSLEQVTRAFGLPAGGLRRAVSTLLLEPPDSLFCASLRILEDGERSWRGHLMNCVDEVRRSRSTAMLETPPAAELPERLQALAAGVAEALAAECGAAPPRWTGGVGPLERPWFVSGYENLKAAALVESPVPFRSRNVFVLANFLERV, from the coding sequence GTGGAGTTGGTCCGCACGGTCAGGGATCGGCGCGGATTGTCGCAGCGGGCCCTCGCGCACCGTGCTGGATTGTCGTTCCGGGGCGTACAGCTCATCGAGTCGCCCGATCACGACGCTCGCCTGTCGAGCCTGGAGCAGGTCACCCGTGCGTTCGGACTGCCCGCGGGTGGTCTCAGGCGAGCGGTTTCCACCCTCCTTCTGGAACCACCCGACTCGCTGTTCTGCGCGTCCCTCCGCATCCTCGAGGATGGGGAACGTTCGTGGCGCGGGCACCTGATGAACTGCGTGGACGAGGTGCGCCGCTCTCGATCGACGGCAATGTTGGAGACGCCGCCGGCCGCGGAGCTACCCGAGCGGCTGCAGGCGCTTGCGGCGGGAGTCGCGGAAGCCCTGGCGGCGGAATGCGGGGCGGCCCCACCACGGTGGACCGGTGGCGTGGGGCCGCTCGAACGCCCCTGGTTCGTTTCAGGGTACGAGAACCTCAAGGCGGCGGCGCTCGTCGAGAGCCCCGTCCCCTTTCGGTCGCGCAACGTGTTCGTGCTGGCCAACTTCCTGGAGCGGGTCTGA
- a CDS encoding nuclear transport factor 2 family protein, which translates to MDRSYRFACFVLLAVWTGGVVAAQQSTDTVEQTLIELERGWNTAFYDRDVAFLDSILAEDFIVTYDDGTRGDKARELELAETFNQRVVSATQEDFIVQVYGDSAVVWFTLRVVGIRQGQEAEVMLRYTDVWVQRDGRWQCVSSHSTRVR; encoded by the coding sequence ATGGACCGCTCATACCGTTTCGCTTGCTTTGTGCTGCTTGCCGTCTGGACGGGAGGCGTCGTTGCCGCCCAGCAATCGACCGATACCGTCGAGCAAACCCTCATCGAGCTCGAGCGGGGCTGGAACACGGCCTTCTACGACCGTGATGTCGCCTTCCTCGACAGCATCCTGGCCGAGGACTTCATCGTCACGTACGACGACGGCACTCGGGGAGACAAGGCGCGGGAGCTGGAGCTGGCCGAGACGTTCAACCAGCGAGTCGTGTCCGCGACGCAGGAAGACTTCATCGTCCAGGTTTACGGTGACAGCGCCGTCGTGTGGTTCACCCTGCGCGTGGTCGGCATCCGGCAGGGGCAGGAGGCGGAGGTGATGTTGCGCTACACCGACGTCTGGGTGCAGCGCGACGGCCGCTGGCAATGCGTCTCGTCGCACAGCACGCGCGTGCGGTAG